A genomic segment from Euzebya rosea encodes:
- a CDS encoding alpha/beta fold hydrolase, with amino-acid sequence MTGAAAALPDRIGRIVYVDASVPTDDGPLIGDGPQLEAMQAWADGFGGRLLPLLPDEMLWARELYGADDLSAEALQRFRERATPFPLPCMTSPLPPGTVAGAAGIPRTFVRCTRSGPSPWWADADQRRPEDHFVELDAGHWPMWSTPEALAAAILG; translated from the coding sequence GTGACCGGTGCAGCGGCGGCACTCCCCGACCGCATCGGGCGGATCGTGTACGTCGACGCCTCGGTCCCGACCGACGACGGCCCGCTGATCGGCGACGGACCGCAGCTGGAGGCCATGCAGGCATGGGCGGACGGCTTCGGTGGTCGACTGCTGCCGTTGTTGCCCGACGAGATGTTGTGGGCACGCGAGCTGTACGGCGCCGACGACCTGTCCGCGGAGGCGCTGCAGCGGTTCCGCGAGCGGGCGACCCCGTTCCCCCTGCCGTGCATGACCAGCCCGCTCCCGCCGGGCACGGTCGCCGGTGCCGCCGGCATCCCGCGGACGTTCGTTCGCTGCACCCGGTCGGGACCGTCCCCGTGGTGGGCCGACGCCGACCAGCGCCGACCGGAGGACCACTTCGTCGAGCTGGACGCCGGCCACTGGCCCATGTGGTCCACGCCGGAGGCGCTGGCAGCCGCGATCCTCGGGTGA
- a CDS encoding WYL domain-containing protein yields the protein MADEDDVARVRVPTAIGLLDPHDDGRSLLRVGGDDLHPIATFLVGLTCEFEVLDPPELVEALHALGRWLTTR from the coding sequence GTGGCCGACGAGGACGACGTCGCCCGCGTGCGCGTGCCCACGGCGATCGGGCTGCTGGACCCCCACGACGACGGCCGGTCACTGCTCCGGGTCGGGGGTGACGACCTGCATCCCATCGCGACGTTCCTGGTGGGACTCACCTGCGAGTTCGAGGTGCTCGACCCGCCCGAGCTGGTGGAGGCGCTGCATGCCCTGGGCCGGTGGCTGACGACCCGGTGA
- a CDS encoding oxidoreductase, translated as MFTLADLPDLTGRTAVVTGANSGLGLETARALAGAGATVVMTARSKDKFDAAEAEIRPTNRTADLRFVQLDLASLENVRTAAEVIRSEHPEVDILVNNAGIMMTPEATTADGLELQLGTNHFGHFAFTGLLLEPLLAAGDARVVTVSSGMHHRGEMDFDDLQQQRSDGYDTTAQYARSKLANLMFALELQRRFDAAGADARSVAAHPGYTATNLQSAGVGLPGGGLFHKAASIGMRLITPLVGMSVEQGALPQIHAAVSDVPGGSYWGPTGPAEMRGPVGPAKVNRRARNEADAARLWDISVDTTGVTYDALGTNTGSVR; from the coding sequence GTGTTCACCCTTGCCGACCTTCCCGACCTGACCGGCCGCACGGCGGTGGTCACCGGCGCCAACTCGGGGTTGGGGCTGGAGACGGCCCGGGCGCTGGCCGGGGCCGGCGCGACCGTGGTCATGACCGCCCGCTCCAAGGACAAGTTCGACGCCGCCGAGGCCGAGATCCGGCCCACCAACCGGACGGCAGACCTTCGGTTCGTCCAGCTCGACCTGGCCAGCCTGGAGAACGTCCGCACCGCCGCGGAGGTCATCCGCAGCGAGCACCCCGAGGTGGACATCCTCGTCAACAACGCCGGCATCATGATGACCCCCGAGGCGACCACCGCCGACGGCCTCGAGCTGCAGCTCGGCACCAACCACTTCGGCCACTTCGCGTTCACCGGCCTGCTGCTCGAGCCGCTGCTCGCCGCGGGTGACGCCCGCGTCGTGACCGTGTCCTCCGGCATGCACCACCGCGGCGAGATGGACTTCGACGACCTGCAGCAGCAGCGGTCCGACGGCTACGACACCACCGCCCAGTACGCCCGGTCCAAGCTGGCCAACCTGATGTTCGCCCTCGAGCTGCAGCGCCGGTTCGACGCCGCAGGGGCCGACGCACGGTCGGTGGCTGCCCACCCCGGCTACACCGCCACGAACCTCCAGTCGGCCGGCGTCGGGCTGCCCGGCGGTGGGCTGTTCCACAAGGCCGCCAGCATCGGCATGCGGCTGATCACGCCGCTGGTCGGCATGTCGGTCGAGCAGGGCGCCCTGCCCCAGATCCACGCCGCGGTCAGCGACGTGCCCGGGGGCAGCTACTGGGGCCCGACGGGCCCGGCGGAGATGCGCGGACCCGTCGGCCCGGCCAAGGTCAACCGCAGGGCGCGCAACGAGGCCGACGCCGCCCGGCTGTGGGACATCTCGGTGGACACCACGGGCGTGACATACGACGCGTTGGGAACGAACACC